In a single window of the Acyrthosiphon pisum isolate AL4f chromosome X, pea_aphid_22Mar2018_4r6ur, whole genome shotgun sequence genome:
- the LOC100167160 gene encoding LOW QUALITY PROTEIN: E3 ubiquitin-protein ligase UHRF1 (The sequence of the model RefSeq protein was modified relative to this genomic sequence to represent the inferred CDS: deleted 1 base in 1 codon), translating into MPVPEETSVETIEEEPTYILSKNLKKKKSIRSSTSDTNNTDNTNNTNNTDTKNTVVKQDNLDDISEESKYFKLGDYVDIRDFEYGVWYMGKIVKIKKDDSSQIEPTSSSDNLEDDGLIYFVEDIGCPTNPPTKAKLKEIRPYSTDILPFDQLKINDKVLMNYNQDYPKERGYWFDVVVKQIIVNRRIREVVGNVTIGSNKAVLDNCNLKFVDDIFKIKPYKLVAERSKDEDTIMQTKPSTERATALSCIRCKDNKSKPCKYCACHICGGKEDEDKQVLCDECDDSFHIGCLTPPLTEVPDVDYWYCPTCKVDDNEIVKAGGKLKDSKKKTLASTSTRDWGKGMACVGRTKKCNIVPPNHFGPIPGVEVGTTWLFRVQVSESGIHRPPVGGIHGRDNQGAFSIVLSGGYEDDIDNGEEFMYTGSGGRDLSGNKRTALQSCDQELTRNNRALALNCNADINDKEGATAVDWKKGKPVRVVRNYKLRKHSEYAPEVGNRYDGLYKVTKYYPETGISGFVVWRFVLKRDDPIPAPWTAKGKKRIVQLGLEMIYPENYLPSTELDNEESDVPGSKEKEHYKTTLMMNQMKIYKKKDEKKAKMHYKLENEAETLIAADAANKKYWDDCKALLKDGKKAFLDRIEETFMCICCQDIVFEPITLECAHNICKGCLKRSFRSEVYQCPACRAELGKTYSMKINITLANTLLYFFPGYNAGR; encoded by the exons ATGCCTGTTCCTGAAGAAACCTCTGTAGAAACTATTGAAGAAGAACCAACGTATATCCTTTCTAAgaatttgaaaaagaaaaaatctaTTCGGAGTTCTACATCAGACACTAATAATAcagataatactaataatactaataatacagaCACTAAAAATACAGTAGTAAAACAa GATAATTTAGATGATATATCTGAGGAAagcaagtattttaaattgggTGATTATGTTGATATTAGAGATTTTGAGTATGGCGTGTGGTACATGGGTAAAATAGTGAAGATAAAAAAAGATGATTCTTCACAAATTGAACCAACGTCCTCCTCTGATAATCTAGAGGATGATGggcttatttattttgtagaggATATAGG atgtcCTACTAATCCACCCACTAAAGCTAAATTGAAAGAAATAAGACCATATTCTACTGATATTCTGCCATTTGatcaattaaaaatcaatgataaagttcttatgaattataatcaaGATTATCCTAAAGAACGTGGTTATTGGTTTGACGTAGTAGTAAAACagataatagttaatagacGAATTCGTGAAGTAGTAGGCAATGTTACTATTGGATCGAATAAGGCAGTGTTggataattgtaatttaaagtttgttgatgatattttcaaaataaaaccataCAAGCTAGTTGCAGAAAGAAGTAAAGATGAAGATACTATCATGCAAACAAAGCCTTCTACGGAAA gaGCTACAGCTTTAAGTTGCATTAGATGCAAAGACAACAAAAGTAAACCATGTAAATACTGCGCGTGTCATATTTGTGGTGGCAAGGAGGATGAGGATAAACAGGTACTGTGTGATGAATGTGATGACAGTTTTCATATAGGCTGCCTTACACCGCCATTGACAGAAGTTCCAGACGTTGACTATTG GTATTGTCCAACATGCAAAGTTGATGATAACGAAATTGTAAAAGCTGGTGGAAAATTAAAGGATTCAAAAAAAAAGACATTAGCGTCAACATCAACACGTGATTGGGGCAAGGGAATGGCATGTGTTGGAAGAACAAAGAAATGCAACATTGTTCCACCAAACCATTTTGGTCCCATTCCCGGTGTTGAAGTTGGCACTACATGGTTATTCCGTGTTCAA GTATCTGAAAGTGGTATACACCGTCCTCCAGTTGGAGGAATACACGGCCGTGACAATCAAGGTGCATTTAGTATTGTATTAAGTGGTGGTTATGAAGATGACATTGACAATGGTGAAGAATTTATGTATACCGGTTCAGGTGGAAGAGATCTGTCTGGAAATAAACGCACTGCTCTGCAAAGTTGTGACCAAGAACTGACACGCAATAACAG gGCTTTAGCTCTCAACTGTAATGCAGATATCAATGATAAAGAAGGTGCAACAGCTGTGGATTGGAAAAAAGGTAAACCAGTTAGAGTTGTACGGAATTATAAACTTCGTAAGCATTCAGAATATGCACCGGAAGTAGGCAACcg ctatgaCGGTCTTTACAAAGTTACAAAGTATTATCCAGAGACTGGAATATCTGGATTTGTTGTTTGGCGTTTTGTATTGAAACGAGATGATCCTATACCTGCTCCTTGGACAGCTAAAGGCAAAAAACGTATAGTTCAACTAGGTCTTGAAATGATT TATCCTGAAAATTATTTACCTTCTACTGAGCTTGACAATGAAGAATCAGATGTACCCGGGTCTAAA GAAAAAGAACACTACAAGACGACACTAATGATGAATCAaatgaaaatttacaaaaaaaaagatgaaaagaaggcaaaaatgcattataaactGGAAAATGAAGCAGAGACATTAATCGCAGCTGACGCtgccaataaaaaatattgggaTGATTGTAAGGCATTGTTAAAAGACGGCAAAAAA gCATTTTTGGATAGAATTGAAGAAACTTTTATGTGCATTTGTTGTCAAGATATTGTCTTTGAACCAATTACATTAGAATGTGCTCACAACATTTGTAAA GGATGTTTGAAAAGATCATTCAGATCTGAGGTGTACCAATGCCCAGCATGTAGAGCTGAATTGGGAAAAACCTACTCTATGAAAATCAATATTACATTGGCTAATACTCTTTTGTATTTCTTCCCGGGATATAATGCGGGtcgttaa